The genomic stretch GTATTGGTATTTTGGGAATGGCAGGTATTAACAATGGTCCATTCTATGGTGCTGACAAGTCATTGTTCATGAAAGCGTATTCGACAATAGAACACGAATCGTTGATTGAATTGTTTGAGTTGACGAAGTTCGACAGCCAGCAATCGTTGGTGTATAAGGAGTCGATGCAGATCATCATCAATGCTAATGTGAAGATATGCTTTATTGGATCTATCAACGATCAGTTGGTACCTCTTTATTCGGCAGTGGCATCGCATGTGTTCCACCCCAATATCTATAGAGCGTGCTATATTGACCATTCTTCGCAGACTCCATTATTCGTTCAGAAGTTGGTATCCTTATGCTGTCAGTTGCAGAATCTTGGATATTTCGATAATAACGTTATCAAGGAACTCAGCACTTCATTGGCCGGTCCTATGAGAGCTGGAGGACACTCCAAGATTTACAATGATGGAAAAGTTTACGACTTGGGTATCAAATTTGTGTTGGATACAGATGATCTTGTGATTCCTCCCACTGCTGCTATTACGAGTCCCTCTCCAATCATTGTCAACACTGCCACTTCAGTAAATCCCACGGCGATCTATGAGTCTTTTGGTGAACTGGGAGAAGTCGTCAATATCCCGCCAACCAACCAAGTATACATAAAAGAATTTAACATTGGCAAGATTGGAACGAATCCGTTCATTCTTCCGTGGTGCTTGCGCGGattgttgttcaacattGAGAAAAACTGGcccaacaacaacaagctcCTTACAGTTGAGCATGGCAAAGACTTTGGCAAGAGTGGCTAcgatgaaatcaacgaGTTGTATCTACTGTTTGAGGACTGGAAGCCAGAATCGAAGATGctcaaggaattgaagttcCGTTTGAATGGACTTCGTGCCAGTAAGCTATAGACAGAGAAAGATAAGCTTCTTGCGTACGATTACATTATTGATAATAGATAGTAATGATTATGTAGAAATGGCGATTGTATAAGGGCACTAAATACACAAAAATACGAACAAACTTATTATAGCAATTTAGATGGGCTTGTATAAGTCACATGAATATGGCTTTTGAAGTGATCGTGCCAAAGTTCACTAGCCCATTCTGAGGCTGTTACTTTGCAATTATAATCATCCCGAGATTTGGGGTTAGACTGCGTTAGACGTAGCACAAAAAGTAGTGTTCATTAAGCATAAAGGAGAAGATGCGAAGAATCCCAAGATTGCGATAtgaacaagagaatcagCAAGTGTATTCGCTCATTCCAAGTAGAAAACCATCATTGCCAGAAACCGCCGTTACTTCCAGTCACTACTGCTTCGAAAACCAATAGTTTGCACGTCTGGTCTTAACTGATGCCTACGAACATGGACTGAAAGTGAAACTTCTTAAGCCTTGAATCTCGTTTGTTTCTGTTTTCGTCAGATCTATGTATAGATATGTAACCATGGAGGCATATATAGAGCAATCCAGAGGACCAACATTCTTTCTATTCGTTGCAATTTCCTGATCTCCTACATCAGCCAGCCTAATCTAACTTGGTTCTACAGCTTTTTTCCTCTATATGCTCTCACTCACTATTCTCTATTCTCACCACTCTTCTCTCAAGCAAATCTCCTTATCACCTCCTGTACAGTCAGTACGCGTCAATTAGCAATTCCCGCACTTTTCTAGCATCTTTTTTTCAGTTGCTTCTGAAGCTCTTAATATTGGAAATCTCACTTTTGATTTTCACTCTATTCTGGTAGACTTTGTCAGCTTCGTTTCTTCCTTGCAAATCAGTTCTTTGTCGGTCAACTGTGTGGTGGTCTGAGCAGCAGCCGTTACCTCCTCCAACCGAATCCACTCCCGTGGTCCCATTTGTCATCCATAGATTGTTTACCATATTGTTTACTATTTGATTCAGTTTTTTTCTGTGTTTTTTCATTATTGTTAGCCAGAAATCGTGCTTTCGATCTCATATTTTCACAAcattcatcaacaaaattCATATATCACCGTGGCATCCACTATTATCCTATAATGTTCTCGCCCGAGCAAGAGGCCCAGACGCCCGACACCTCCGACCATTCCACAGACGAGTTCAAGGTCAGCTTTCCCAAGCACAAGCTGAACGAGCCCAAGCCATTGTCGACCGCACAGCTCGCAGAAGAGCTTCCCCAGCTCCTAAAGAAAGACATCTCATTGTCGCAATTGCTAAACCAACTTTccaataataataataataataacGTCAACAATAGTAATAATCACAGCAATCTCATCCCCCCAGTAGTAGACTTTATCTTGAACCACAAAATGGATATCGATAACTTGCGCTACCAGGCATGGAAACGTAAGCTCGCTGTATATCTATGTCTCTACGAGTCCAGATTAAAGGCTGTAGCTATCGATGCCTTGCAATCTGTTGATGGACTCAAGGAGTCAGGAGAGACTTTCACTCGAGTTCAAACTGCAGTGAAGACTCTCACTGCCTCTAATGTATGGACGCAGGACGAGATCGAGCATTTCCATACGTGCATAGTTCACAACGCTACACGGACTGGGATGGGCCACCTTATCGAGCAAAAGAGCATAGCTGAGCTCAACAATGCTGTAACCCAGCTTATGTCACGTTTCTACTGGACGAAGGGCGAGATGACCTTTCTTGAAAACCACTTGGGAGCAGGCGTAGCAGAACTTTGTCACGAGATCCCACTTAGAGCTAAACATGGGATCGTCCAGATGGTTtggaaagtgaaaaagaGTCGTAATCAGGTAGCACTGGCCAAAAAAGCCAAACCCAACCCCTCCACCAAGAAGTCCGTTAGGGACTTGGAAGTCACTATAGCCGAAAAAAAAGTTGTGAATTTGACTGACTCTTCTATGGAGGACACGACAGAAGATGACAATTTAGCGTATTGTATTCAACACGATTTGTCCAGAGAAACACTCGAGGCTCTCTTCCCCGACTGGTCGTTGTCCGAGACACTAGACAGAATCGTATTCCAGGCCGGTCCATTGGATTCCATAGCTCTTACAACTGGTGAAAAACAGATTATCAAAGACTCCataaagaaacaaaagtcGTTGGAATCAGTACAGTTCAACTTCCCGTGCCGTTCCAAAGACTACCTAGTAGAAAAGTTTAaggaatttgaatttgtctCTTCGCGTAAgaccaagttcaagtcgttgtcAGAGAGATTGCTTTACGAAGCAAAATGGGTTCTTTATTCTAGTGGGGAAACTTTTACAACTACTAGACGGTCCCGTAAGCGGGCTCTTGAAGAGTCCTTTGAAACCATGGAAAAGGAAGCCCTAGTGTCGATCTACACCAAGCCTGCTCCTAAGCAGGAAATGACTCCcgaagagttggaagaaagagaacGTCGTAGAGAAGCCTTGAAGGAACTGAGAAGACTCGCGAATGAAAGAAAAGCTCTTCTCAGAAAACAAAGGAAGGAAGACTTGGAGAGACGTAAAGCGGCTGGTTTAATCAAAGCAAAACCAAAATCTGACATTACCCATTCGATTAAAGATCTCTTGGCTGGATCCGAGCACTTTCAATCTGTTATTGGCGATAAAAAGAAAGTTGAGGAGGgacaaaaaagaaaacgtATACAAGCAGTTCACTACCGTCCTGAAATCGAACCCAAGAAGCCTTCTAAACTAAAGGTCAGACACAGACAAGCCGAAAAAAGCAAAATCAAACTAGCCttaaaattgaaaaaacaacaagaacacaacaagagaaaacCCAaaaaagaaccaaagaaaaagaagaagactgtCGAAGAAGAGTCCTTAGCTACACCGGAAACGGAGGAATTCATTAAAGAAGAGAtcgacgaagacgaagaggaagaggaagaagaggacACCTATAGTCCATTCGATCCTGTTGATCTCAATTCAGATTCGTTTGTGCCTCTTCATGGAAGACAATTCTACGCTGAAGAAATATACGTAGATAAGCCCCATGTCCctgagttgaagtttgttgaagttacAGAAGAGTCTGAAAATCTGCTCATCAGCAGTTCTACTTTGAcagaaacaaaaagaatTATGACCACAAACGACGATGACATAGTCTACGAAGACTGCTTGGCAGCAGATATCATCCGTTCTCACATCAAGAACTACCGTGATTTACCTATATCGTTCCCACCTTTGCTTGACCCTTCTAGCCTGGAAAGGAAGATATATCCTACGAATAAGGTCAGAATCAGATTCTTATTGTATCCTCAACACTGTGAACTGTTTATTCTTGCAGCTCCTAAAACCAACGAACTAGATCCTGTCTATGAGATTATCAAATTATTCATGATCCATTACGCCTTGTTCTTTTCGCATTCCTCCGAgatcagaagaatcatcACCGAAGAGTATTGTCAGAAAATTGAGCATTCTATCGAAGAGAATgacttttcagatttcaTGTTCGTCGTTGATAAATGGAACGCTTTAATGCTTAAATTATCACCCAATGAAGAGGCAGTCCAATCTATTGTCCAGAGTGGAAAAGAGGACATAAATGCTGGTCTTAGATCGTATCTTAGCGAACAAGAGATTCGCGTACCAACTagtgaagacttgaagttgcagGCTTTTCTTGAAGCTgtcattcttgaagatcttaGTCCTACATTCCAACtaatcaaagaagaaccgAGTGATGCCGAGAAACAGGAATTTGTTCCAAAACATCTTGGTGACGTTGAAGCCCCAAAGAATGTGAGTGACGAATTGAAGGATATGAAACCTGATGATTAtaatttgattttcttcactaGGCTCAAAGAGAAGACTGAGATTTCTAGATTTGCGACTCAACAAATTCTTTTGCGGATTTATTCGAGAATCGTTTCGACGGATTCACGAAAGTTGAGATCATACAAGGCATTCACAGCTGAAGTATATGGGGAACTTTTACCATCATTTACCAgtgaagttcttgaaaaggtTAATTTACTTCCAAACCAGAAGTTCTACGATTTAGG from Scheffersomyces stipitis CBS 6054 chromosome 2, complete sequence encodes the following:
- a CDS encoding predicted protein codes for the protein VKTLTASNVWTQDEIEHFHTCIVHNATRTGMGHLIEQKSIAELNNAVTQLMSRFYWTKGEMTFLENHLGAGVAELCHEIPLRAKHGIVQMKSVRDLEVTIAEKKVVNLTDSSMEDTTEDDNLAYCIQHDLSRETLEALFPDWSLSETLDRIVFQAGPLDSIALTTGEKQIIKDSIKKQKSLESVQFNFPCRSKDYLVEKFKEFEFVSSRKTKFKSLSERLLYEAKWVLYSSGETFTTTRRSRKRALEESFETMEKEALVSIYTKPAPKQEMTPEELEERERRREALKESRRLANERKALLRKQRKEDLERRKAAGLIKAKPKSDITHSIKDLLAGSEHFQSVIGDKKKVEEGQKRKRIQAVHYRPEIEPKKPSKLKVRHRQAEKSKIKLALKLKKQQEHNKRKPKKEPKKKKKTVEEESLATPETEEFIKEEIDEDEEEEEEEDTYSPFDPVDLNSDSFVPLHGRQFYAEEIYVDKPHVPELKFVEVTEESENSLISSSTLTETKRIMTTNDDDIVYEDCLAADIIRSHIKNYRDLPISFPPLLDPSSSERKIYPTNKVRIRFLLYPQHCESFILAAPKTNELDPVYEIIKLFMIHYALFFSHSSEIRRIITEEYCQKIEHSIEENDFSDFMFVVDKWNALMLKLSPNEEAVQSIVQSGKEDINAGLRSYLSEQEIRVPTSEDLKLQAFLEAVILEDLSPTFQLIKEEPSDAEKQEFVPKHLGDVEAPKNVSDELKDMKPDDYNLIFFTRLKEKTEISRFATQQILLRIYSRIVSTDSRKLRSYKAFTAEVYGELLPSFTSEVLEKVNLLPNQKFYDLGSGVGNTTFQAALEFGASMSGGCELMEHASKLTKLQEGLLQKHMAVLGLKKLNFNFALSQSFVDNDPVRDAASDCEVLIINNYLFDGNLNAEVGRLLCGLKPGTKIISLRNFISPRYRATGDTIFDFFKVEKHEMSDFLSVSWTANKVPYYISTVQDRILPEYLGKDESPDSDRSTPTLKSENGSSENLAGSLTPFTATPEPDMFKDLSCVLGDEDDILLH